The following proteins are encoded in a genomic region of Pikeienuella piscinae:
- a CDS encoding periplasmic heavy metal sensor, which yields MNDNGDNGNARVFGLTPRAARWGLGLSLAANFLVLGLIGGMALKMGDDGRKGPRFHFSEQVVNAAGPERRDAVRALVQQPRDREEQRAAKRARWERMVDLIAKSPFDAGALSAAFDDSDKRRAAYLEERNAAMVKALALLTDDERAALASELRFHLERRAARD from the coding sequence ATGAACGACAATGGAGACAATGGAAACGCGCGTGTTTTCGGCCTGACCCCGCGCGCCGCGCGCTGGGGGCTGGGTCTTTCGCTGGCGGCCAATTTTCTGGTTCTCGGCCTCATCGGGGGTATGGCGCTGAAAATGGGCGACGACGGCCGGAAGGGGCCGCGTTTTCACTTTTCGGAACAGGTGGTCAACGCGGCCGGACCGGAGCGGCGCGACGCGGTCCGCGCTCTCGTCCAACAGCCGCGCGACCGCGAAGAGCAGCGCGCGGCCAAGCGCGCGCGCTGGGAAAGGATGGTCGATCTGATCGCGAAATCGCCGTTCGACGCCGGGGCGCTCAGCGCGGCGTTCGACGATTCAGACAAGCGGCGCGCCGCGTATCTCGAAGAGCGGAACGCAGCGATGGTCAAGGCGCTCGCGCTCCTGACCGATGACGAGCGCGCCGCGCTGGCGAGCGAGCTGAGATTTCACCTGGAAAGGCGCGCCGCGCGCGACTGA
- a CDS encoding diguanylate cyclase, producing MSGRILVIDRDARRRGALGGALEAAYFDVVGVAEACDRPPDGPQPDLVLCDFAPGCAGAARLSAVAADPALAAPVLAISEPGSAGAAGALNAGAEDHLEWPVASSGEPALLIARARRLIRARIIADELELRQKTARDLGLEPTRAEAEPAAARVLLIAPPSVETEALTAAVVELTGVAVSPAPSGFAAMRMVEAESYDAVIVADGYDAPAGAGFAELGDAVGIIAALHARPETRDAAIIHLSGHHGGRPTLPAAPLTDAPVGAPARRRNGTSSGPARARRAVAAFEAGATDSAPSEAAPLELAARLCARLRAKRRADALRAGLEGGMRLAAIDPLTGLHNRRYFDLHVARLCAKAESTGAPLAALVFDLDRFKDVNDAHGHAAGDEALRAFAHRLRAGVRGADLVARTGGEEFAVILQNARQTEALAAAERVRAAVSGSPVAVAGDALAQITVSIGVASLRPHDEGPAALLWRADAALRAAKREGRDRVRVDAA from the coding sequence ATGTCGGGCCGCATTCTCGTTATTGACCGCGACGCCCGTCGGCGCGGCGCGCTCGGCGGGGCGCTGGAGGCGGCGTATTTCGATGTCGTTGGCGTGGCGGAGGCGTGCGACAGGCCGCCGGATGGCCCGCAGCCGGATCTGGTTCTATGCGATTTCGCGCCGGGCTGCGCCGGCGCGGCGCGGCTGAGCGCGGTCGCGGCCGATCCGGCGCTGGCGGCGCCGGTATTAGCGATCTCCGAGCCGGGATCGGCGGGCGCGGCCGGCGCGCTCAACGCCGGGGCGGAGGATCATCTCGAATGGCCGGTCGCATCTTCGGGCGAACCGGCGTTGCTGATCGCCCGGGCGCGGCGGCTGATCCGCGCCCGGATCATCGCGGACGAGCTCGAACTCCGCCAGAAGACGGCGCGCGATCTAGGCCTGGAGCCGACGCGGGCCGAGGCCGAACCCGCAGCCGCGCGGGTTCTTCTCATTGCGCCGCCCAGTGTCGAAACCGAAGCGCTCACCGCCGCGGTCGTCGAACTGACCGGCGTTGCGGTCTCTCCCGCGCCCTCGGGTTTCGCGGCGATGCGAATGGTGGAGGCCGAGTCCTACGACGCCGTGATCGTCGCCGACGGATACGACGCGCCGGCCGGCGCCGGCTTTGCCGAACTCGGGGATGCAGTCGGCATCATCGCCGCCCTTCACGCCCGGCCGGAGACGCGTGACGCTGCGATTATCCATCTTTCGGGGCATCATGGCGGTCGGCCCACCCTCCCGGCCGCGCCTTTGACGGATGCGCCGGTCGGCGCGCCGGCTCGGCGCCGGAACGGGACGTCGAGCGGGCCTGCGCGTGCGCGCCGGGCCGTCGCCGCCTTTGAAGCGGGCGCGACCGACAGCGCCCCATCGGAGGCCGCGCCTCTGGAACTGGCCGCCCGCCTGTGCGCGCGGCTGCGGGCCAAGCGGCGCGCCGACGCGCTGCGCGCCGGGCTCGAAGGGGGCATGCGTCTCGCCGCCATCGATCCGCTGACGGGACTCCATAATCGGCGCTATTTCGATCTGCATGTCGCGCGGCTCTGCGCGAAAGCCGAGTCGACCGGCGCCCCGCTTGCAGCGCTTGTCTTCGACCTCGACCGATTCAAGGATGTCAACGACGCCCACGGACATGCGGCGGGAGATGAGGCGCTTCGCGCCTTCGCGCATCGTCTTCGCGCTGGGGTTCGAGGGGCAGATCTTGTCGCGCGCACTGGCGGCGAGGAATTCGCGGTGATCCTGCAAAACGCCCGGCAGACCGAGGCGCTGGCGGCGGCGGAGCGGGTGCGGGCGGCGGTTTCAGGTTCGCCAGTCGCGGTCGCGGGGGACGCTCTGGCGCAGATCACGGTTTCGATTGGCGTCGCCAGCCTGCGCCCGCATGACGAGGGGCCGGCCGCGCTCTTGTGGCGCGCTGACGCTGCGCTCCGCGCGGCCAAGCGCGAGGGGCGGGATCGGGTTCGCGTCGACGCGGCGTGA
- a CDS encoding response regulator, which produces MQKKILIVEDNALNLRLFNDLLAAEGYDTVTSNGEGDIAGLARTTRPDLIVMDMRLAQNDGLETTRRIKRDETTRAIPVIAITGCAMAGDEERIMATGCADYLTKPVTLQGFLSSVRRHMH; this is translated from the coding sequence ATGCAGAAGAAGATTCTCATCGTCGAAGACAATGCTCTCAATCTCCGACTTTTCAACGATCTTCTCGCGGCAGAGGGTTATGATACGGTAACATCGAACGGTGAGGGCGATATCGCCGGTCTGGCGCGGACGACGCGACCCGACCTGATCGTGATGGACATGCGCCTCGCCCAGAATGACGGGTTGGAGACGACCCGCAGGATCAAGCGCGACGAGACGACGCGCGCGATCCCGGTGATCGCGATCACCGGCTGCGCGATGGCTGGCGACGAGGAACGGATCATGGCGACCGGTTGCGCCGACTACCTGACGAAGCCGGTCACGCTGCAAGGCTTCCTCTCTTCGGTTCGGCGGCACATGCACTGA
- a CDS encoding DUF3572 domain-containing protein, which yields MTRAAAEILALKAFGWIVADDELAGRFLAASGADPAALRERAADAEFLGFVLDFLLADETALLAFCAANGEKPEAPMRARAALPGGDLPNWT from the coding sequence TTGACGCGCGCGGCGGCGGAGATTCTGGCGCTGAAGGCGTTCGGTTGGATCGTGGCGGACGACGAACTCGCGGGTAGGTTTCTCGCGGCGAGCGGCGCAGATCCGGCGGCACTGCGCGAGCGGGCGGCGGACGCAGAGTTTCTCGGCTTCGTGCTGGATTTCCTGCTCGCGGACGAGACAGCGCTCCTTGCCTTCTGCGCTGCGAACGGGGAAAAGCCGGAAGCGCCGATGCGCGCCCGCGCCGCCCTGCCGGGCGGAGATCTGCCGAACTGGACCTGA
- a CDS encoding HAD family hydrolase codes for MTERPNWRAEDLEAIPPRVLAELESAGVEPGRPLIAVDADEVLVHFAEHFAEWVMEKGFEFELTEYRLDTAIRRDGEALSRDEIFPLVWGFVECETRRQRQIDGAAAALRRLAGVAQIVVLTNAPAQVRADRVANLAGLDMPFPVVMNEGGKGRALDWLASRANAPVAFIDDSGDQHASARRHAGDVARLHLVGSTMLKPIVGPAETADHHPHDWREAEDMIRQILGG; via the coding sequence ATGACCGAACGCCCGAACTGGCGCGCCGAGGACCTTGAGGCGATACCACCCCGGGTTTTGGCCGAACTCGAATCGGCGGGGGTGGAGCCGGGCCGGCCGCTGATCGCCGTCGACGCCGACGAAGTGCTGGTGCATTTCGCCGAGCATTTCGCCGAATGGGTGATGGAAAAGGGATTCGAGTTCGAGCTGACCGAATATCGGCTCGACACCGCAATCCGCCGTGACGGCGAGGCTCTGAGCCGGGATGAGATATTTCCGCTGGTTTGGGGATTCGTCGAGTGCGAGACACGCCGACAGCGCCAGATCGACGGCGCCGCGGCGGCGCTCCGGCGGCTAGCCGGCGTCGCGCAGATCGTCGTCCTGACCAACGCGCCGGCGCAGGTCCGCGCGGACCGCGTCGCCAACCTCGCCGGGCTCGACATGCCGTTTCCGGTGGTGATGAACGAAGGCGGCAAGGGCCGCGCCCTGGACTGGCTTGCATCGCGCGCGAACGCCCCCGTAGCCTTCATCGACGACAGCGGCGACCAGCACGCCAGCGCCCGCAGGCACGCCGGAGATGTCGCGCGGCTGCATCTCGTCGGCTCGACAATGCTGAAACCGATCGTCGGTCCGGCGGAGACGGCCGATCATCATCCGCATGACTGGCGTGAAGCCGAGGACATGATCCGCCAGATCCTTGGCGGTTGA